A single window of Vibrio gazogenes DNA harbors:
- the arsC gene encoding arsenate reductase (glutaredoxin) (This arsenate reductase requires both glutathione and glutaredoxin to convert arsenate to arsenite, after which the efflux transporter formed by ArsA and ArsB can extrude the arsenite from the cell, providing resistance.) encodes MIVIHHNPECGTSNNVLQIIQDAGYVPVIVEYLQDGWTRNQLLGLFAAANITPREALRTTKSPAKELGLLDENVTDEMLITAMLEHPVLVNRPIVCSPKGIKLCRPSEAVLDLLDKWPAGPYFKEDGEQILDAQGRLSERK; translated from the coding sequence ATGATTGTGATACATCACAACCCGGAATGTGGTACATCAAACAATGTTTTGCAGATCATTCAAGATGCGGGATATGTACCGGTCATCGTGGAATATTTACAAGATGGCTGGACGCGAAATCAGCTTTTAGGGCTTTTTGCAGCGGCAAACATCACACCCCGTGAAGCGCTGAGAACGACAAAATCTCCTGCCAAAGAGCTGGGATTACTCGATGAGAATGTCACCGATGAAATGCTCATCACTGCCATGCTTGAACATCCGGTGCTCGTCAACCGACCCATCGTCTGCTCCCCGAAAGGCATCAAATTATGTCGGCCAAGTGAGGCGGTGCTGGATTTACTCGACAAGTGGCCGGCCGGCCCCTACTTCAAGGAAGATGGGGAGCAAATTTTGGACGCACAGGGGCGTTTATCGGAGCGTAAATAA